Part of the Mytilus trossulus isolate FHL-02 chromosome 2, PNRI_Mtr1.1.1.hap1, whole genome shotgun sequence genome is shown below.
tataaatacattttttaagtaTTCATTGCTGTACCGTAATATGGTAAATAGTCGAAGTATCGAAACAAACCGAAGAGGAGACtgaaattcaataaaacattaGCTCGTTCcaattgtacatttttaataGAATAAAAGGATATGGTGTACCCATCCATGATACAAAATCAGTACATACACACACACACCAACACATACACAAGACACACACATACACAACAGAGAAAGCAAAGAAACAGCGCTTTTATTGCCGTTCTTCATCTTTTATGGTCAAATGAAAGACAAAGAAAAATGCTTTCATTTTGGCTTGAATATCTGAATAAGattaaacataataataattGCTATCGGTCTGCACTACATTTCTTGAGTGAGCAACGAAAATAACACTTAACAAATGTAATGTACCAGAAGTGCTTTTGAAATAACTTGCATTTTGTAGATCACGGAAggtttaataaaattcattaacTTTCTAACTCGTCTTTCttaatgagtttttttttacagatcaCATAACTAGTCAATCAGCCATTAGAATGCCTTTAGAAAAGTTAATACCTTTGTGTAAAGAATATGGAGTAATGACATTAATAGACGGAGCACATGCACCCGGACAGATTCCCCTTAATCTGAAGGAGCTTGATGCTGATTTTTATTCAGGTAAAATATTAACATGCGTTTGCAAAGTAAACACAGACAACGCAATAGGGGAAGATCAACGTTAAAACAATTTCTGGTCGAAGATCGGTAACCTTCAGCTTGCATGTTATTGGATAAAGGACGAGTTGTGTTTAAAAACGGCTTACTGTCATTAtcttcatacaaaaaaaaatattttcaaaaacttggTCTTGTTTGATTAAATAACGACACGgcaattctatttaaaaaaatttctatCGCGTCGTAGGAAGATTttagaaataaaggcaacagtagtataccgctgttcaaaactcataaatccatggacaaaaaacaaaatcggggtaacaaaccaaaaccgagcgaaacgcattaaatataagaggagaacaacgacacaacaccgaaacgcaacacacacagaaacagaccaatcatcagacaaaacaccacgagaataacaaatgtaacatgaaaaccaaatacatgaatttgggatagacaagtaccgtgccacgtcttatctcaatatctcaaaaataagagaaaacacaaacgactcaacgtaaaaatgcaacacaaagagaaaAAACTGTCCATTTTcagaaatagaaaatagaatGATAAAGGTTTATCAATCTTAGAATTAATTTCCATCTTTCCTTTCAATAAAGTGTAACTTGTTGATTTCAGGTTACAAAAATTTGAGATCAGTTCAGATTGCATGTGtgtcatttttagattcaggtCAACTAATATCCTTGtacttttagaaaatttaaaaataccaCCAAGCCggatttaatcaaaatttttactttgaaattaGATGATGAAATCTCCAATTAGTTTtgtcacataaaaaaatattgcgtCATGCTTAAAACCTTAAATAGAAATTGGTATAGTTATAATCGAAATAGTTCAATgcaataaacataattatatgaaatatagtGATAATGTAACTAAAATCACTTCACATAACTATATACAGATATATAGatctttgaatataaaataaatgtgtaacTCTCCTTTTGTACCATCTGTTGTGTCTCTTTTTAGTTTCTCTCTgatttatataaacatgaatatacttaaaaagtcaaatcacaataatactgaaatccgaagaaaattcaaaacggaaagttttAAATCTAATGGCAATATCAAccaacaaaacacattaaacaaatggataacaacaaacaacagtcatattcctgacttggtacaggcatttttaaatgtagaaaatggtggattgaatctggttttatagcgctaaacctctcaattgtatgacagtcgcatcaaattccgtaatttttacaacgatgtgtgaaccaAACACACATAATgggtaaaatagtcaaaatatggttacagcagtcatcactatgttacaatcttaaaacaaacatttacaaaaaagcacaaaaagcatctatcaaattaaaaaaaatgtttcgcGTGTTTGGCGtcagaaaatatataatatatgattaaaCAACCATATACTTTGACATTGAGAAATCGATCTATTCCTTTATATTAACATACTATATTTATTTAGGAAATCTTCACAAGTGGCTATATACTCCTCGAGGTTGTGCGATATTGTATGTGAAGAAGGAACATCAAGATTGGGTTAGGCCAACTGTCACATCTCATGGTTATAAAACCacttttcaaaatgattttttcaaacAAGGAACACGTGATGATAGTCCATATTGTGTTGTACCGGAGgcaatacaattttataaagatcTAGGAGGCTACGTAAGTTAATCTGTTAATGTATTAGctgttaatatttttctggaaaAAACGATGCAGTTTTGAATGAAGtcttttaatattcataattacAAACATACAGAAAATTTCCTCATTGTCATTAAAATGAAACTTCTTTCTAAATAACTTACAcgaattttatcaaatcaaagCATAGATTCAAATTTACTGTGAACATATCTACTCTAGGACTGGTTCAATTAATTCAGTTGTGGATACTAAAATATTCCATAGATCTATTTCAGTTTAAACAATCCTAAGTTACTGTCCTCTTCATAATAATATTTAGGCATTTGACTGTTCAACCTTTTACACAAGTATTTCCCACTTCATCCTAAAGTATCAATTGAAAGAGTTTGTTCTGCTTCTCTCATAAAAAACCCAAAGTATAGCCAATTTGGAAACAATTATCTTTTCTTTATAGTGAGAGACACATCGtattttgtgaaatttacactcggattcaaacaaaacattgcATTCtctgaaaatgacatttttaagatgctagttttatttattgacaACATAACTGTTACTTTTGTGTGACTTATTTTTAAACCAACCATAACTATTCCCATTGAAACCAACTGTTCTCCTCTTCTGACCAACATGTTCCATTATTCATCCATGAGCTTTTTTGGAAGAAATAAAAGAAGTTAGCACTACCCTTCGACTGAACATTCCGCTATATATAGTATGTTCTCTCACATAATAAATATGAGGATTATGTTAAAGGCATTCATCCAATCTTACATGAAACAAAGAAGATCACAGATAAATGTAAGTATATGCCATTGAAACCATGTggaatccacaattttctatataagGAAATGCATGTACCgagtcaggattatgacagttgttttccattagtttggtgtgtttgaacttttgattttgtcatttgttaaaggactttccgtttagaattttctttgagttcggtatttttgttgttttattagataagataagataagataagatttattttattaaagtgtcaccatccattacaatatcaatatatatatatatatatatatacataaagtCATAAGAACCTAACATTTAAGTAAAAGGATGCCAGCCGAAAACGACTTATGAGACACTATCATTTATTCATAGATTGACACTGATAATTTTTATGAGAGTCGGTTGAGACAAAATAGATGATTTCAGGTCCCCAATTATGAACTATCCCTGTCTATGCACTCAAGCAGTGCCTTCATTTGGAGTTCACATATCCAAGTAGAAACGATATTCAAGAGGTTGCATTTCCGTAATAGAAGGTTCCTGCGCACAATGAAGCTTTTAACTAATATTTTCAATCGATAGTGTTGAAATCCCCTCTTTAGAAATTTTCGAACGCCAGCACGAGCTTGTTGAGTGTAATGAATCATCTGTCTTGCTGATGACGATGGATATGTTCCAATTGTGGCTACCACAATCCTCAAAtctgacctaccgaattagattgTTCACGGGGATTGTACCAACAAGAGCAACACGAAGGGTGCTACATGTGGAGTACAATCTGATTTCCCTTCCGGATGACCTGAGATCACCAAGGGTTTGTTGGTTGGGTTCATATTGCTAATTTTTTAGCatattttgtaaactgttgtttggtttttttttatctttttttttcttttttggcaatagcattttcaatttgttttcgaTTTTGATTATTCCTTTAATGTCTTTTTATCCACCATGttcgacatttgaaaatgcctgtaccaagtcaggaatatgacagttgttgtccattcgttttttatgtgttttgtcatttgaattttgcCATGAATAGGGAcattccgatttgattttcctctcagttcagtatttttgtgattttactttttacttcaCTTTAAATagctgtaattttttttttttgcaaatcaATCCATGTTTGCAAGTAGTATTGAAGCAATTTAATTCCCCAAACCCATTGGAAAGTTATGCATGAACGTTTTCTCGGTCTCCAGGAAGCATTGAAAACTCATTCACACTTTCGGAGCATGTTTTGGCCAGTTTTCAGCTTTCcagttgtgttttgtgtactattgattgtctgtttgtctttttctttttgagcCATGTCgtggtcagtttatttttgacttcTGTGTTTGAATGGCCTTCTgctatctttcgcctctcttttacaaatacatttttttttttttaatttgactgttTGACAGGAAATTTTTGGCAATCTCCCTTTTATCAAACTTAAATGAATTgaataactttgaaaaaattgaCCAGCTGTAATtagtaatacaaatatatttggaATGACAATGAaacgttttaataaaaaaaatgcgtGCCAAACGATTTAttctaaaatgttttgatctaatacttttttaaatagttttttaaatTATCCATTGCTTTTCGACTATAGAAGTACGCAAATACttctatttaatttgattaGCCAATTTATTGCCTTGTATATATCCCCAAACAATAAGCTGAATCTGTGGTTTAAGATGTTTTAACGACTGGCAGTCTTTCAacctacatatatattaatatacgAAACTGTATGTTTCTAACAACTTACcttaaattacaattttctacatttgaaaatgcctgtaccaagtcaggaatatgacagttgttctcCATTCATTTGCTGtgtattgtcatttgattttgccatttgattagggactttccattttggattttcctcggAGCTCAGTAGTTTTCTGATCTTACTTTTTActgcattattttttacaggAAAAAATAAGAGATTATACTGATGATTTATTGAACACATCTACAGAATTACTCTCTTCCTCTTGGAAGACAGAAAAACTGCAAATACCAAAATCAATGGAAGCACCTTTTATGAGATTGGTTCGGCTACCAGAATTAAAGCAAACATCATCGATGAATAGTATTGTACGtagaattcaaatttaaataatataaaaaacaatattttgattttttttgatttttttgaaattatatgaaAACGTTCGCTTTTGATTCCGtttgtcaaataaaacaaaacgtaACAAGGAAACAAACGCCTGAAAGTCTACAAAGGCAATGATTAAACAGAAGTACAAAATGGAGAAGACAATGTGcaaacatgtaaacaaattttTGGTATATTATTAaactttctatttaaatatCTGTATGGTACATGAGCACTCATGTTCCTGTCACGAAACGGAAAAAGGTGAAAAGACATAAAGATGAGCGCTTCCATAGATGGAGTGTAAGGTTTCTTTTATCCTGAATATTGGTTTCGgcccaaaaaataatatttttatatatgtatattttatgatttaatgacaatatttcttcaaagaacggattattcattttaacatttacaGGATGATGGCGAAAGACGTATTGTAGAAATCATCGTAAactatggtatagttccatgtATTACCTTCGTGGACGGTAAAGCCTACTGTCGACTGAGTGCCAATGTTTATAATACAAAGGATGACTACAAGATTTTGTGTGACTTAGTACttaaaatgattaataaatAGTATGCTATAGAATAATTTCCTATGTATGTTGGTAGTATCTCtgttcttttcttgttttgaaattatttaaaattacgGAATGTACCTCTCTCGTGCAAAGCTATGATTCCTTTTCCAGCTTCGactatacgtttttttttatacattttgatttcatattttcaataagcTGTAGATTTTCAAATATGTGGGCCTGATCATCACTGAAgagaaataaattttcaaaatgcgcatctggtgtgGAAAAATTGGCACGTGTATGTTATTGACAATTATGTTCTCATTTTGGTTCATGTTACTTGCTAGAAATCAGGTACATTTGAATGGCCTACTGTAGACTAAAACACACAAGGCGCTTGAAGTTTTTTAGCAGGAGGCACTTTAcgcaaaaaaatgagaaaaactaaCTCATTGCATGAAATCGGTGTAATCCGTGCTATAGGATATGCTGCACGTTGGaaagtctcatctatgacaTCATCAAACAATACCATTATGTTTAAGTGTTTTGAATGACAGACAAATTGATGGAACCttattaatttgtctttttctgtTATAGCATAGTGTAAATCAAGTGATTCAAACTTCATATTtgaagttgattgtgtatgaaattgttttaatgatatttgtGTAAAAATGGTATATATGAATACTGTATTaataattaatcaaataaaattgtatagaatatttgataaaaaaagttGTGTTTATCCTTACCAGCTTTATTTTACAGATTAAActttgtgatatttttatatatcaaaatgtttaaaaattggtgTTGTATATTCATTCTctgtatgatacaaattttagtGTTGAAAGTATGCATATAACAAATTGAACGGTCCACGTAGATACGAGTATCTTGACGTAGGGAGGGATACAtcctattttgtaaaaaaaatcactctgatttaaaaaaaaatattcactgaAACTGACATTTTCAAGATTCTTGATTTCTTGACCGACAACATATTTattacgtttggaggacgtgtttttcataaaattatcgGCCTCCACATGGGAACCAACTGTGTCCCTCATTTTGCTGACTTGTTCCTTTACTCGTACGAGGCTGACTTCAAACAGGAACTTCTTAAGAAGAAACAAAATAAGACAGCAATGTCATTAAACTTTACTGTCCGCTATACAGATGTTGTTTTCTCAATAAGTaatacaaaatttggtgactatgttgaaagTATTTATCACATCGAAATAGAGATAGAGGATACAACAGAGACAGTAACGTCTGCCTCAAgttttgacttacatctagaaattgacaatgagggtcgttTGAAAACAAcgctttacgacaaaagagatgatttcagtttccaaattgtgaactttccattttctGTAGCAACATtacagcagcgcctgcatacggagtagaTATCTCCGAGCTACAACTCCCCATTGCTACGATATTCTAGgcggcttgtatttcctataaTGATTTCTTTGATATAGGGTTGCTGTTCACAAGGAAAATATTtcaccaagagttccaaatgatgaagttgaaatcatcacttcgtaaattttacggacgccatcacgagttggttgatcgtcatggaatatc
Proteins encoded:
- the LOC134705526 gene encoding uncharacterized protein LOC134705526 translates to MDAMPLFGKEMKEKEFPLTEGVTFINHGSYGVVPRRIKEAQRKIIDEMDSSPDLWFRRNRRIKQDEARHCIAEFVHADPDDLVFVQNTTSGVNTVLKSMKLKPEDIILYNDNTYRAVVNTCEATAQFSCIAGVRTDLLTLQFPINSEEEVVEMYREYFKKQPNVKVVVLDHITSQSAIRMPLEKLIPLCKEYGVMTLIDGAHAPGQIPLNLKELDADFYSGNLHKWLYTPRGCAILYVKKEHQDWVRPTVTSHGYKTTFQNDFFKQGTRDDSPYCVVPEAIQFYKDLGGYEKIRDYTDDLLNTSTELLSSSWKTEKLQIPKSMEAPFMRLVRLPELKQTSSMNSIDDGERRIVEIIVNYGIVPCITFVDGKAYCRLSANVYNTKDDYKILCDLVLKMINK